A genomic region of Antennarius striatus isolate MH-2024 chromosome 16, ASM4005453v1, whole genome shotgun sequence contains the following coding sequences:
- the pik3r6b gene encoding phosphoinositide 3-kinase regulatory subunit 6 isoform X1, with the protein MVDPSAGVNLCEESSLYDTAQALLKQMNSQGKSRWSLQKKLESDPSCPDSLIQMLIKQLEKTTYKTCLHTHVIPVLHMLYYVIIQSADTIPACLYQRVHEGLMKLLTLPSPYSALALSTLRSIKMEMITPGCLYQRKVTAEQNLKTQGYHLQDKVFVLADPAVFSIPLQEIVKANLEVSSSHRNVKNVKKTVLQHALQRGLGKTCQRRLLAQTLEGLGDLMMEQYFQEVVLVMDESIKQGAAGHSNYLDKLQNIYRTIMAGSKEITTVEPDIALPTALPFPDVNFMLWKSEKDIWDLLAQFPRSQFSSSSDEPKDNPVLSAESSLERDVQEIDLRDSEPVNANHEPVLNRRRAFRNMNPQDKLSLVREKIGSFPGNFAVLKEDRERHTARIVVMGDDRVLGRLSKFYHDIHERESKCLNFTKKLKLLFYYIPITDVESSPSPSDSSWQDGQMLSLASVFGRVDPWYNSNINSLQGDISKQAERNSTNGKKSQPNLLLETLCYYLRCGTQPVNLPLYVIKMTRSNSDVVEDVFVSHLEADISEFRHIKEKNSKVGPVPCRKKLASEVFSAVISVKYTKMSLSKREVEKGEASMSYGFVITSELAAETSGENYLIVNFDSMNPENNTKIQTQKIVIKTMEHRMLSVCLDKDSRRTYSDIQRMEIFPCLDPGCNMRSRFSSERQLPLNKYLEKVLTLPINTFTGDGF; encoded by the exons ATGGTCGATCCTTCAG CTGGTGTGAATCTCTGTGAGGAGTCCAGCCTGTACGACACAGCCCAGGCTCTTCTCAAACAGATGAACAGCCAAG GAAAGTCTCGGTGGAGTCTTCAGAAGAAATTGGAGAGTGATCCATCTTGCCCCGACTCATTGATCCAGATGTTGATCAAACAGCTGGAGAAAACG acttataaaacatgtttgcacacacacgtcATCCCTGTGCTCCACATGCTTTACTACGTGATTATCCAG TCGGCCGATACAATTCCTGCCTGCCTTTACCAAAGAGTGCATGAAGGTTTGATGAAACTGCTGACATTACCGTCACCTTACTCTGCTCTGGCACTCAGCACCCTTAGGAGCATCAAAATGGAAATGATCACTCCAG GCTGCTTATACCAGAGGAAAGTCACTGCAGAGCAGAACTTGAAGACTCAGGGTTACCATTTGCAGGATAA GGTGTTTGTGCTCGCTGACCCAGCTGTGTTTTCCATTCCACTACAAGAAATTGTGAAAGCCAACTTAGAGGTCTCCAGTTCCCACCGGAATgtaaaaaatgtgaagaaaactgTGTTGCAGCATGCACTGCAGAGGGGACTGGGGAAGACATGTCAAAGGCGCCTTCTGGCTCAGACTCTGGAG GGTTTAGGGGACCTTATGATGGAACAGTATTTCCAGGAAGTGGTTCTAGTCATGGATGAAAGTATAAAACAAGGTGCAGCGGGTCATTCAAACTATCTGGACAAGCTGCAGAACATATACAGGACTATCATGGCTGGTTCCAAAG AAATAACCACAGTAGAGCCCGACATTGCACTCCCCACTGCACTGCCCTTTCCAGATGTCAACTTTATGTTATGGAAGTCTGAAAAAGACATAT GGGATCTACTGGCTCAATTTCCTCGATCGCAGTTCAGCTCCAGCAGTGACGAACCGAAAGACAACCCGGTTCTGTCTGCAGAGAGCAGCTTAGAGAGAGATGTACAAGAGATAGACCTCAGAGACAGTGAGCCTGTAAACGCAAACCACGAGCCAGTTTTAAATCGAAGAAGAGCCTTCAGGAACATGAACCCACAGGATAAGCTGAGCCTGGTGAGGGAGAAGATAGGAAGCTTTCCTGGAAACTTTGCAGTCCTGAAGGAGGACAGGGAGCGTCACACGGCACGGATAGTGGTGATGGGAGACGACCGCGTGTTGGGAAGGCTCTCCAAATTTTACCACGATATTCA CGAAAGAGAATCCAAGTGTCTTAATTTCACAAAGAAACTGAAACTCCTGTTCTACTACATCCCGATCACTGATGTGGAGTCTTCACCCAGTCCTTCT GACAGCTCATGGCAGGATGGACAGATGTTGTCTCTCGCCTCTGTATTTGGAAGAGTGGACCCGTGGTACAACAGCAACATCAACAGTTTGCAAGGTGACATCTCCAAACAGGCTGAAAGG AACTCAACTAATGGTAAGAAATCCCAGCCAAACCTCCTGCTGGAGACCCTGTGTTACTACCTTCGCTGTGGGACGCAGCCAGTTAACCTGCCACTCTATGTCATTAAG ATGACTCGCTCCAACTCTGATGTGGTGGAAGATGTATTTGTGTCCCATTTGGAAGCGGACATCTCAGAATTCAGACACATCAAGGAAAAAAACTCAAAAG TGGGACCGGTTCCATGCAGAAAGAAGTTAGCATCAGAGGTTTTCAGTGCCGTGATTTCAGTCAAATACACAAAG ATGTCTTTAAGCAAGCGAGAGGTTGAGAAGGGAGAGGCATCCATGTCTTACGGTTTTGTGATTACATCAGAGCTGGCAGCTGAAACATCAG GTGAGAATTACCTTATTGTCAACTTTGACAGCATGAACCCGGAAAACAACACG AAGATCCAAACACAAAAGATTGTCATTAAGACGATGGAGCATCGGATGCTCTCTGTGTGCTTGGACAAGGACTCTCGCCGGACGTACTCTGATATCCAAAG gaTGGAAATCTTCCCATGCCTGGACCCTGGGTGCAACATGCGTTCCAGATTCAGCAGCGAGCGACAGCTACCCTTGAACAAATATCTGGAAAAAGTTCTTACACTGCCGATCAACACCTTCACTGGTGATGGCTTCTAG
- the pik3r6b gene encoding phosphoinositide 3-kinase regulatory subunit 6 isoform X2, which translates to MVDPSAGVNLCEESSLYDTAQALLKQMNSQGKSRWSLQKKLESDPSCPDSLIQMLIKQLEKTTYKTCLHTHVIPVLHMLYYVIIQSADTIPACLYQRVHEGLMKLLTLPSPYSALALSTLRSIKMEMITPGCLYQRKVTAEQNLKTQGYHLQDKVFVLADPAVFSIPLQEIVKANLEVSSSHRNVKNVKKTVLQHALQRGLGKTCQRRLLAQTLEGLGDLMMEQYFQEVVLVMDESIKQGAAGHSNYLDKLQNIYRTIMAGSKEITTVEPDIALPTALPFPDVNFMLWKSEKDIWDLLAQFPRSQFSSSSDEPKDNPVLSAESSLERDVQEIDLRDSEPVNANHEPVLNRRRAFRNMNPQDKLSLVREKIGSFPGNFAVLKEDRERHTARIVVMGDDRVLGRLSKFYHDIHERESKCLNFTKKLKLLFYYIPITDVESSPSPSDSSWQDGQMLSLASVFGRVDPWYNSNINSLQGDISKQAERNSTNGKKSQPNLLLETLCYYLRCGTQPVNLPLYVIKMTRSNSDVVEDVFVSHLEADISEFRHIKEKNSKVGPVPCRKKLASEVFSAVISVKYTKMSLSKREVEKGEASMSYGFVITSELAAETSA; encoded by the exons ATGGTCGATCCTTCAG CTGGTGTGAATCTCTGTGAGGAGTCCAGCCTGTACGACACAGCCCAGGCTCTTCTCAAACAGATGAACAGCCAAG GAAAGTCTCGGTGGAGTCTTCAGAAGAAATTGGAGAGTGATCCATCTTGCCCCGACTCATTGATCCAGATGTTGATCAAACAGCTGGAGAAAACG acttataaaacatgtttgcacacacacgtcATCCCTGTGCTCCACATGCTTTACTACGTGATTATCCAG TCGGCCGATACAATTCCTGCCTGCCTTTACCAAAGAGTGCATGAAGGTTTGATGAAACTGCTGACATTACCGTCACCTTACTCTGCTCTGGCACTCAGCACCCTTAGGAGCATCAAAATGGAAATGATCACTCCAG GCTGCTTATACCAGAGGAAAGTCACTGCAGAGCAGAACTTGAAGACTCAGGGTTACCATTTGCAGGATAA GGTGTTTGTGCTCGCTGACCCAGCTGTGTTTTCCATTCCACTACAAGAAATTGTGAAAGCCAACTTAGAGGTCTCCAGTTCCCACCGGAATgtaaaaaatgtgaagaaaactgTGTTGCAGCATGCACTGCAGAGGGGACTGGGGAAGACATGTCAAAGGCGCCTTCTGGCTCAGACTCTGGAG GGTTTAGGGGACCTTATGATGGAACAGTATTTCCAGGAAGTGGTTCTAGTCATGGATGAAAGTATAAAACAAGGTGCAGCGGGTCATTCAAACTATCTGGACAAGCTGCAGAACATATACAGGACTATCATGGCTGGTTCCAAAG AAATAACCACAGTAGAGCCCGACATTGCACTCCCCACTGCACTGCCCTTTCCAGATGTCAACTTTATGTTATGGAAGTCTGAAAAAGACATAT GGGATCTACTGGCTCAATTTCCTCGATCGCAGTTCAGCTCCAGCAGTGACGAACCGAAAGACAACCCGGTTCTGTCTGCAGAGAGCAGCTTAGAGAGAGATGTACAAGAGATAGACCTCAGAGACAGTGAGCCTGTAAACGCAAACCACGAGCCAGTTTTAAATCGAAGAAGAGCCTTCAGGAACATGAACCCACAGGATAAGCTGAGCCTGGTGAGGGAGAAGATAGGAAGCTTTCCTGGAAACTTTGCAGTCCTGAAGGAGGACAGGGAGCGTCACACGGCACGGATAGTGGTGATGGGAGACGACCGCGTGTTGGGAAGGCTCTCCAAATTTTACCACGATATTCA CGAAAGAGAATCCAAGTGTCTTAATTTCACAAAGAAACTGAAACTCCTGTTCTACTACATCCCGATCACTGATGTGGAGTCTTCACCCAGTCCTTCT GACAGCTCATGGCAGGATGGACAGATGTTGTCTCTCGCCTCTGTATTTGGAAGAGTGGACCCGTGGTACAACAGCAACATCAACAGTTTGCAAGGTGACATCTCCAAACAGGCTGAAAGG AACTCAACTAATGGTAAGAAATCCCAGCCAAACCTCCTGCTGGAGACCCTGTGTTACTACCTTCGCTGTGGGACGCAGCCAGTTAACCTGCCACTCTATGTCATTAAG ATGACTCGCTCCAACTCTGATGTGGTGGAAGATGTATTTGTGTCCCATTTGGAAGCGGACATCTCAGAATTCAGACACATCAAGGAAAAAAACTCAAAAG TGGGACCGGTTCCATGCAGAAAGAAGTTAGCATCAGAGGTTTTCAGTGCCGTGATTTCAGTCAAATACACAAAG ATGTCTTTAAGCAAGCGAGAGGTTGAGAAGGGAGAGGCATCCATGTCTTACGGTTTTGTGATTACATCAGAGCTGGCAGCTGAAACATCAG CATGA